The following coding sequences are from one Caloranaerobacter sp. TR13 window:
- the smc gene encoding chromosome segregation protein SMC encodes MFLKRLEIQGFKSFADKTEIELNGGITCVVGPNGSGKSNISDAIRWVLGEQSAKTLRGSKMEDVIFSGTSKRRPLGFAEVTLVFDNKDGSLPIDYSEVCITRRLFRSGESEYYINKNSCRLKDIRELFMDTGVGKDGYSIIGQGRIDEILSSKSEDRRNIFEEAAGIVKFKTRKEEAEKKLKRTKENITRIDDILNEIESQLSPLKTQAEKAKEYIELVEVLKDLEVNLYLREIDRLKVQIDHIEKQKNVIQEQLKYNEERRETLEDKYNEVKNEIEKMDKNIEIIQNNRYDVQNQIEKIDGEIRLCDEKTEILNEEQNKIGNNISKLAKRQNEIEIEKLKLVNNKEKLNEKINNLRRELDERLNKLDKLDDEIKSKEKGIENKKDVIIQLLNNITEIKSKINSTKTFIINIDKRIKQIDKEINELVYKKSDTETKIENIDSEIQILNYKLNAIADLKHSLINDKEKLEGKIRKINMQLEQIKGQIQTNVSKYNLLKEMKESYDGFYKSVKNVLKAIKKDRQLGEGVKGVVAELLKVDKKYEVAIEIALGSALQNIVTNSENEAKKIIKYLKENKLGRVTFLPMTSIKGKGLKSNEEEIIKAKGVIGIASKLIEIDEEYRDIFEYLLGRVVIVKTIDDGIIISKKLKYSMKVVSLDGEVINPGGSITGGSLNSKNVRLLSRERELNDLDKQILELKEVYKSLEIESKSINDELLKLNSKLEKNEKDINRLNLDISNFENNKLQRERERLNLIGLIEKYNNEKKQLLNEMIELNKEIENLSSDLKSKENKYNLSKTEVNNLVDNFEKNKLERDDISKHLTDIKVDLASYKQEIKGINESLLKLDEEYKRIANDIEIFESESKKIKENIVELQRQRTMLIVKKNELAQELLEYDIRLKDIKSDKNNFMQSFYKEQEKIKEMNKKINDLQSSKNTLDIKLTRYNMQLENYTSKLWDDYELSYQVALKYKKELENVTKVQNEIRELKRKIKSLGEVNISSIEEFERVNDRFKFLTEQKNDLIKAKQSLNKVIKDMERKMVEQFSINFEKIRKNFSEVFEKLFGGGKADIYLEDKGNVLTSGIEIIAQPPGKKLQSLSLLSGGEKALTAIALLFAILKTKPTPFCILDEIEAALDEANVFRFADYLRDFSENTQFIVITHRKGTMEAADSLYGVTMEEEGVTKLVSVKLSEKINEKAS; translated from the coding sequence TTGTTTCTAAAAAGGCTGGAAATACAAGGTTTTAAGTCGTTTGCAGATAAAACTGAGATTGAGCTCAATGGTGGAATTACTTGTGTAGTTGGTCCAAATGGTAGTGGTAAGAGTAATATATCTGATGCTATCAGATGGGTTTTAGGTGAACAGAGTGCTAAAACACTAAGAGGCAGTAAAATGGAGGATGTTATTTTTTCAGGAACTTCTAAAAGAAGACCTCTTGGCTTTGCTGAAGTTACTTTAGTATTCGATAATAAGGATGGGAGTTTGCCTATAGATTATTCAGAAGTATGTATAACAAGGCGATTATTTCGTTCGGGCGAAAGTGAATATTATATAAATAAAAATTCATGTAGGTTAAAAGATATTAGAGAACTTTTTATGGATACTGGTGTAGGAAAAGATGGATATTCAATAATTGGTCAAGGTAGAATTGATGAAATACTAAGTTCCAAATCGGAAGATAGAAGAAATATTTTTGAAGAGGCAGCAGGAATAGTTAAATTCAAAACAAGAAAAGAAGAAGCAGAAAAAAAGCTTAAAAGAACTAAAGAAAATATTACGCGAATTGATGATATATTAAATGAGATCGAAAGTCAGTTATCTCCATTAAAGACACAAGCAGAAAAAGCTAAAGAATATATTGAGCTTGTAGAAGTGTTAAAAGACTTAGAGGTTAATTTATATTTAAGAGAGATAGATAGGTTAAAAGTACAAATAGATCATATAGAAAAACAGAAAAATGTAATTCAAGAGCAACTAAAATATAATGAAGAAAGAAGAGAAACATTAGAAGATAAGTATAATGAAGTAAAAAATGAAATTGAAAAAATGGACAAAAATATAGAAATTATACAAAATAATAGATATGATGTACAAAATCAAATTGAAAAAATTGATGGTGAGATAAGATTATGCGATGAAAAAACAGAAATTCTAAATGAAGAACAAAACAAGATAGGTAATAATATAAGTAAATTAGCAAAAAGACAAAACGAAATTGAAATAGAGAAACTTAAACTTGTTAATAACAAAGAAAAGCTAAATGAGAAGATTAACAACTTAAGACGTGAATTAGATGAACGTTTGAATAAATTGGACAAGCTAGATGATGAAATAAAAAGTAAAGAAAAAGGAATAGAAAATAAAAAGGATGTTATTATTCAATTATTAAATAATATTACTGAAATTAAAAGTAAAATAAATAGTACTAAGACTTTTATTATAAATATTGATAAAAGAATTAAACAGATTGATAAAGAAATTAATGAATTAGTTTATAAAAAAAGTGACACAGAAACTAAAATTGAAAATATTGATTCAGAAATACAAATACTTAATTATAAATTAAATGCAATAGCTGATTTAAAACATTCGTTAATTAATGATAAGGAAAAACTGGAAGGGAAAATTAGAAAAATTAATATGCAGTTGGAACAAATAAAAGGTCAAATTCAGACTAACGTATCTAAGTACAACCTTTTGAAAGAAATGAAAGAAAGTTATGATGGATTTTATAAAAGTGTGAAGAATGTGCTTAAAGCAATTAAAAAAGACAGGCAATTAGGAGAAGGAGTAAAAGGTGTAGTTGCTGAATTGCTAAAAGTTGATAAGAAATATGAGGTAGCAATTGAAATAGCACTTGGTTCAGCATTGCAAAATATTGTTACTAACTCAGAAAATGAAGCTAAGAAAATTATAAAATATTTAAAAGAAAATAAATTAGGCAGAGTTACTTTTTTACCAATGACATCTATTAAAGGTAAGGGATTAAAGTCTAATGAAGAAGAGATAATAAAAGCAAAAGGAGTTATTGGTATTGCTTCAAAGTTAATAGAAATTGATGAAGAATACAGGGATATCTTTGAATATCTACTTGGAAGAGTAGTTATTGTAAAAACAATTGATGATGGAATCATAATTTCTAAAAAATTAAAGTATTCAATGAAGGTAGTTTCACTAGATGGAGAAGTTATAAATCCAGGAGGTTCAATTACTGGTGGAAGTTTAAATTCTAAGAATGTAAGATTATTAAGTAGAGAAAGAGAGCTTAATGATTTAGATAAACAAATATTAGAACTTAAAGAAGTGTATAAAAGTTTAGAAATAGAATCTAAAAGCATAAATGATGAATTACTCAAGTTAAATTCCAAGTTGGAAAAAAATGAAAAAGACATCAATAGACTAAATTTAGACATTTCAAATTTCGAGAATAATAAACTTCAGAGAGAGAGAGAAAGACTAAATTTAATTGGTTTAATAGAAAAATATAATAACGAAAAGAAACAATTGTTAAATGAAATGATAGAACTGAATAAAGAAATCGAGAATTTGAGTTCAGATTTGAAAAGTAAAGAAAATAAATATAACTTAAGTAAAACAGAAGTTAATAATTTAGTAGATAATTTTGAAAAGAATAAATTAGAACGAGATGATATATCAAAACATTTAACTGATATTAAAGTGGATTTAGCTTCTTATAAACAAGAAATAAAAGGAATTAACGAATCGCTTTTGAAACTTGATGAGGAATATAAAAGAATTGCTAATGATATAGAAATTTTTGAAAGTGAGTCTAAAAAAATTAAAGAAAATATTGTGGAGTTACAAAGACAAAGGACAATGCTTATCGTTAAAAAGAATGAGTTAGCTCAGGAGCTTTTAGAATATGATATTAGGCTTAAAGATATAAAAAGTGATAAGAATAATTTTATGCAGTCATTTTATAAAGAACAAGAAAAGATAAAAGAAATGAATAAAAAGATAAATGATTTGCAGTCAAGTAAAAATACTCTAGATATTAAGCTTACGCGATATAATATGCAGCTTGAAAACTACACTAGTAAGTTATGGGATGATTATGAACTTTCATATCAAGTAGCTTTAAAGTATAAAAAGGAATTAGAAAATGTAACTAAAGTTCAGAACGAAATTAGAGAATTAAAAAGAAAAATAAAATCTTTAGGAGAAGTAAATATTAGCTCTATTGAAGAGTTTGAAAGAGTAAATGATAGATTTAAATTCCTTACTGAACAAAAAAATGATTTAATAAAAGCTAAGCAGTCTTTAAATAAAGTTATCAAAGATATGGAAAGAAAAATGGTAGAGCAATTTAGTATTAATTTTGAAAAGATTAGAAAAAATTTTAGTGAGGTTTTTGAAAAGCTATTTGGTGGAGGAAAAGCTGATATATATTTAGAAGATAAGGGAAATGTCTTGACAAGTGGAATAGAAATCATAGCACAACCGCCGGGTAAGAAATTACAGAGTTTATCGTTACTATCTGGAGGAGAAAAAGCTTTAACAGCAATTGCTTTACTTTTTGCTATATTAAAAACTAAACCAACACCTTTCTGCATTTTAGATGAAATTGAAGCTGCTTTAGATGAAGCAAATGTGTTCAGATTTGCTGATTATTTAAGAGATTTTTCAGAAAACACTCAATTTATTGTCATAACTCATAGAAAGGGTACTATGGAAGCAGCTGACTCTTTATATGGTGTTACTATGGAAGAGGAAGGTGTTACTAAATTAGTATCAGTTAAGTTATCAGAGAAAATTAACGAGAAAGCTAGCTAA
- a CDS encoding elongator complex protein 3, with protein sequence MGTSKKIIPIFVPHKGCPHDCVFCNQKKIAGQIKDVTTIEIEETINKFLKTIPLSTKEIEVAFFGGSFTGIDVEQQEEFLNIVYNYKKRGLIDKIRLSTRPDYINNSILALLKKYDVDIIELGVQSLDEEVLVKSNRGHTINDVINAVNLIKSWDFEIGLQFMIGLPGDTKEKAINTALNIIKLKPSFVRLYPTLVIKGTYLEYMHFIGKYKPLTLEEAIDICTDILILFNYYKIPVIRIGLQPTENISLEGDVLSGPYHPSIRQLIESNIYKIILEEFVKENEIKDVSMLIEINSKLVSNLVGQKSSNVKYFKDRYNIIIKPRKSELPLEILKMYVDGMCYEVFVKKYMEKYLKRKGFTLVK encoded by the coding sequence ATGGGAACTAGTAAAAAAATAATTCCTATTTTTGTACCACATAAAGGTTGCCCTCATGATTGTGTTTTTTGCAATCAAAAGAAAATTGCAGGGCAAATTAAAGATGTTACTACTATAGAAATAGAAGAAACGATTAATAAGTTTTTAAAGACTATTCCTCTTAGTACAAAAGAAATAGAAGTGGCTTTTTTTGGTGGAAGTTTTACTGGAATTGATGTTGAGCAACAAGAAGAGTTTTTAAATATAGTATATAATTATAAAAAGAGGGGATTAATAGATAAAATTCGGTTGTCAACAAGGCCTGATTATATCAACAACTCTATTCTTGCATTATTGAAAAAGTATGATGTAGATATTATTGAGTTAGGTGTACAATCATTAGATGAAGAAGTACTAGTAAAAAGTAATAGAGGTCATACTATTAACGATGTAATTAATGCAGTTAATTTAATAAAAAGTTGGGATTTTGAAATAGGGTTACAATTTATGATAGGTTTACCAGGTGATACTAAAGAAAAAGCAATTAATACTGCTTTAAATATTATTAAACTTAAACCGAGTTTTGTTAGATTATATCCAACATTAGTAATTAAGGGCACTTATTTAGAATATATGCATTTTATAGGTAAGTATAAACCATTAACTTTAGAGGAAGCCATCGATATTTGTACAGACATATTAATTTTATTTAATTACTATAAAATACCCGTTATTAGAATAGGATTACAACCGACAGAAAATATTTCTTTAGAAGGAGATGTATTATCAGGTCCATATCATCCTTCAATTAGGCAGTTAATTGAATCAAATATATATAAAATCATTTTAGAAGAATTTGTGAAGGAGAACGAAATTAAAGATGTTTCAATGTTGATTGAGATTAATAGTAAATTAGTATCAAATTTAGTTGGACAAAAATCAAGTAATGTAAAATATTTTAAAGATAGATATAATATAATTATCAAACCGAGAAAATCCGAGTTGCCTTTAGAAATACTAAAGATGTATGTTGATGGAATGTGTTACGAAGTATTTGTTAAAAAGTATATGGAAAAATATCTTAAAAGAAAGGGTTTTACTCTAGTTAAGTAG
- the rnc gene encoding ribonuclease III, protein MSLDSERMKLIDELQEKIEYRFYNINLLNRALTHSSYANEHRRLKIKYNERLEFLGDSVLSLAVSDYIFEKYPKFPEGELTKLRAVIVCETSLATVARKLNLGKYLLLGKGEEATGGRERESILADALEALIGSIYLDGGLGKARKFILNVLKNTIQDAVEGKILIDYKTQLQEIIQKSNKSSVCYNVINEYGPDHNKTFQVKVSLNNEVLGEGLGRSKKDAEQCAAKNALIKLGVLNGN, encoded by the coding sequence ATGTCTTTAGATAGCGAAAGAATGAAATTAATAGATGAATTACAAGAAAAAATTGAATATAGATTTTATAATATAAATTTACTTAATAGAGCATTAACACATAGTTCATATGCTAATGAGCATAGAAGGTTGAAAATAAAATACAATGAAAGATTGGAATTTCTTGGAGATTCTGTATTAAGCTTGGCTGTAAGTGATTATATATTTGAAAAATATCCTAAATTTCCTGAAGGAGAACTAACGAAGTTGAGAGCTGTTATTGTGTGTGAAACTTCCTTGGCAACAGTAGCGAGAAAGCTGAATTTAGGTAAGTATCTTTTGTTAGGAAAAGGAGAAGAAGCTACTGGTGGAAGGGAAAGAGAGTCCATATTAGCAGATGCATTAGAAGCTTTAATAGGATCAATATATTTAGATGGAGGGCTTGGAAAGGCTAGAAAGTTCATATTAAATGTGCTAAAAAACACAATTCAAGATGCTGTAGAAGGAAAGATTCTGATTGATTACAAGACTCAATTACAAGAAATAATTCAAAAAAGTAATAAATCAAGCGTTTGCTATAATGTAATAAATGAATATGGTCCAGATCATAATAAAACTTTTCAAGTTAAAGTTTCTTTAAACAATGAAGTATTAGGTGAGGGCCTTGGTCGTAGTAAGAAGGATGCTGAACAGTGTGCAGCTAAAAATGCTTTAATAAAGTTGGGTGTTTTAAATGGGAACTAG
- the fabF gene encoding beta-ketoacyl-ACP synthase II, whose amino-acid sequence MMKRVVITGIGIISPIGIGIEEFWSSIKEGKNGVDYITRFDTEGYSTKIAAEVKDFKPEDYMDKKESKRMDRFTQFAVAASKLAVEDAQLNLDSINKERFGVIIGSGVGGLATLEEQHEKLLKKGPKRISPFFIPMMISNMAAGQIAILLGAKGPNETVVSACASSTNAIGDSFKIIERGDADVIITGGTEASITPLALAGFSSMKALSTNNDNPKLASRPFDKNRDGFVMGEGAAILILEELNHALNRGAKIYGEIVGYGMTCDAYHITAPAENGEGAARAMKLALDDAGIKPNMIDYINAHGTSTPYNDKFETAAIKNVFEEHAYKLKVSSTKSMTGHLLGAAGGLEGAVCALTVLTDFIPPTINYNTKDEECDLDYVPNKGIEYKVNYAMSNSLGFGGHNASIIIKKFVK is encoded by the coding sequence ATGATGAAAAGGGTGGTTATTACCGGTATAGGTATAATAAGTCCTATTGGGATTGGAATAGAGGAATTTTGGAGTTCTATTAAAGAAGGTAAAAATGGCGTTGATTATATAACAAGATTTGACACTGAAGGTTACTCTACAAAAATAGCAGCAGAAGTAAAGGACTTTAAACCTGAAGATTACATGGATAAAAAAGAATCAAAAAGAATGGATAGGTTTACTCAATTTGCAGTTGCTGCAAGTAAATTAGCTGTAGAAGATGCTCAGTTAAATTTAGATTCAATAAATAAAGAGAGGTTTGGAGTTATAATAGGGTCTGGTGTTGGAGGATTAGCTACACTTGAGGAGCAGCATGAAAAATTGTTAAAAAAAGGTCCTAAACGAATAAGTCCATTTTTTATACCTATGATGATTAGTAATATGGCAGCTGGACAAATAGCTATTTTATTAGGCGCCAAAGGTCCAAATGAAACTGTTGTTTCAGCGTGTGCTTCTTCGACAAATGCTATAGGAGATAGTTTTAAGATAATAGAGCGAGGAGATGCAGATGTAATTATTACAGGTGGTACTGAAGCATCAATTACTCCTTTAGCTTTAGCTGGCTTTTCCTCTATGAAAGCATTATCAACTAATAATGATAATCCTAAACTAGCTAGTAGGCCATTTGATAAAAATAGAGATGGTTTTGTAATGGGAGAAGGAGCAGCAATCCTTATTTTAGAAGAATTAAATCATGCTTTAAATAGAGGAGCTAAAATATATGGGGAAATTGTAGGTTATGGTATGACATGCGATGCTTATCATATAACTGCACCAGCAGAAAATGGAGAAGGAGCAGCTAGAGCTATGAAATTAGCTTTAGACGATGCTGGTATAAAGCCAAATATGATAGATTATATAAATGCTCATGGAACATCTACACCATATAATGATAAGTTTGAGACTGCAGCTATAAAAAATGTATTTGAAGAGCATGCTTATAAACTTAAAGTAAGTTCTACAAAATCTATGACAGGTCACTTATTGGGTGCTGCAGGTGGATTAGAAGGAGCTGTATGTGCTTTAACAGTGCTAACTGATTTTATTCCGCCGACAATTAACTATAATACTAAGGATGAAGAGTGTGATCTGGATTATGTACCTAATAAAGGAATAGAATACAAAGTAAATTATGCAATGTCTAATTCTCTAGGTTTTGGTGGTCATAACGCATCTATTATTATAAAAAAGTTTGTTAAATAA
- the acpP gene encoding acyl carrier protein: MVFEKLKEIIAEQLEVEEDEIKMESSFQDDLDADSLDVVELIMAIEDEFDLEIPDEEAEKIKTVKDAVEYIQNNMK; encoded by the coding sequence ATGGTATTTGAAAAACTTAAGGAAATAATAGCTGAACAGTTAGAAGTTGAGGAAGATGAAATAAAAATGGAATCATCTTTTCAAGACGACCTTGATGCAGACTCTCTTGATGTAGTTGAACTTATTATGGCTATTGAAGATGAGTTTGATTTAGAAATACCAGATGAGGAAGCAGAAAAAATAAAAACTGTTAAAGATGCAGTTGAGTACATTCAAAATAATATGAAGTAA
- the fabG gene encoding 3-oxoacyl-[acyl-carrier-protein] reductase — MNLKGKLALITGGSRGIGKAIAIKLASLGANIVINYTKSDTKAKEVIKIAEKMGVKAMAIKADVSNKDDVENFINRVLDEFGRIDILVNNAGIARDNLLMRMKEEEWDDVININLKGTFNVTKAAIRTMMKQKSGSIINIASIIGVSGNQGQCNYAASKAGIIGFTKSIAKEVAKKKVRVNAIAPGFIKTDMTDKLPDKVKDEYSSKIPLSRLGEPEDIANAVAFLASDLSSYITGQVLIVDGGLLI, encoded by the coding sequence ATGAATCTAAAAGGGAAGCTAGCGCTTATAACAGGAGGCTCAAGAGGAATTGGTAAGGCTATAGCAATAAAATTAGCTTCTCTAGGAGCCAATATAGTTATTAATTACACAAAGAGTGATACTAAAGCCAAAGAAGTAATAAAAATAGCAGAGAAAATGGGAGTTAAAGCTATGGCAATAAAGGCAGATGTATCAAATAAAGATGATGTAGAAAACTTTATAAATAGAGTTTTAGACGAATTTGGCAGAATTGACATTTTAGTAAATAATGCTGGAATAGCTAGGGATAATTTATTAATGAGAATGAAAGAAGAAGAATGGGATGATGTAATTAATATTAATTTAAAAGGAACATTTAATGTTACTAAGGCAGCGATTAGGACTATGATGAAACAAAAAAGTGGTAGTATTATAAATATAGCCTCGATAATAGGTGTTTCAGGCAATCAAGGACAATGCAATTATGCTGCTTCTAAAGCAGGAATAATAGGATTTACTAAGTCAATTGCTAAAGAAGTGGCTAAGAAAAAAGTAAGAGTGAATGCGATAGCTCCAGGTTTTATAAAAACTGACATGACAGATAAATTACCAGATAAAGTAAAAGATGAATACTCAAGTAAAATACCTTTGAGTAGATTAGGAGAACCCGAGGATATAGCTAATGCAGTTGCATTTTTAGCTAGTGATCTATCCTCTTATATAACAGGTCAAGTTTTAATTGTAGATGGAGGATTATTAATATAA
- the fabD gene encoding ACP S-malonyltransferase, with amino-acid sequence MSRIAFVFPGQGVQYVGMGSDIVKNYKEASEIFDIANESLGFDLKKLCFEGPSEELVKTENTQPAILTTSIAILKVIDKLGLKAEITAGLSLGEYSSLVYSGAFKFEEAVKLVKIRGKLMQETVPFGVGTMAAIIGLERDVVEAVVKESSNVGIVECANYNCPGQIVISGEVKAVERACVIAKEKGAKKALKLSVSAPFHSSLLKPAGDRLSDELKNISIEKMQTRIVSNVTASIIENENEIRELLSKQMYKPVLWQDSIEFMIKHGIDTFVEIGPGKSLSSFVKKTAKKLGIKVTTINVENIATLSKLNEFLS; translated from the coding sequence ATGAGTAGAATAGCATTTGTTTTTCCTGGTCAAGGAGTTCAATATGTTGGAATGGGAAGCGATATTGTTAAAAATTATAAAGAGGCATCAGAAATATTTGATATAGCAAACGAAAGTTTGGGATTTGATTTAAAAAAGCTTTGCTTTGAAGGACCTAGTGAAGAGTTAGTTAAAACTGAGAATACTCAACCAGCTATTTTGACTACTTCAATTGCTATATTAAAAGTAATTGATAAATTGGGTTTAAAGGCTGAAATAACTGCTGGATTAAGTTTAGGTGAATATTCATCTTTGGTATATAGTGGAGCTTTTAAATTTGAGGAAGCAGTAAAGCTTGTAAAAATCAGAGGTAAACTAATGCAGGAAACAGTACCTTTTGGGGTAGGGACTATGGCTGCAATTATAGGTTTAGAAAGAGATGTAGTTGAAGCAGTAGTTAAAGAATCAAGCAATGTAGGTATAGTTGAATGTGCAAATTACAATTGTCCTGGTCAAATAGTGATTTCAGGAGAAGTTAAAGCTGTTGAAAGAGCGTGTGTTATTGCTAAAGAAAAGGGAGCTAAGAAAGCTTTGAAGTTATCAGTAAGTGCTCCTTTCCATTCAAGCTTATTGAAACCAGCCGGAGATAGGTTAAGTGACGAATTAAAAAATATTTCAATAGAAAAGATGCAAACAAGAATAGTTTCAAATGTAACAGCAAGTATTATTGAAAATGAGAATGAAATTAGAGAACTTTTATCAAAACAGATGTATAAGCCTGTATTGTGGCAAGATAGTATTGAGTTTATGATTAAGCATGGAATCGATACATTTGTAGAAATAGGTCCTGGTAAATCATTAAGCAGTTTTGTAAAGAAAACAGCAAAGAAATTAGGTATAAAGGTTACAACAATTAATGTCGAGAATATAGCAACACTGTCAAAATTAAATGAATTTTTAAGTTAA
- the fabK gene encoding enoyl-[acyl-carrier-protein] reductase FabK translates to MFKTIICDLLNIRYPIIQGGMAWVATSELAAAVSNAGGLGIIGCGNAPVEVIEEEIFKIKKMTSKPFGVNVMLLSPYVDEIMELLYREKVPVITTGAGNPGKYIGRFKEIGTKILPVVPSVALAKRMEKVGADALIVEGTEAGGHIGELTTMALVPQVVDAVDLPVIAAGGIADGRGFVAALALGAKGVQIGTRFVCTKECIAHENYKKMILEAGDRDAVVTGRVTGHPVRSIKNKLTRKFIKLEKEGADKETIEKLGIGTLRNAVLNGDIKNGSVMAGQISGLIKEIKTCKEVIEDIIAEAKKVKQAL, encoded by the coding sequence ATGTTTAAAACTATAATTTGTGATTTGTTAAATATTAGATATCCGATTATACAAGGTGGTATGGCATGGGTTGCAACATCAGAGCTTGCTGCTGCTGTTTCTAATGCCGGTGGACTAGGGATAATTGGATGTGGTAATGCACCTGTTGAAGTAATAGAAGAAGAAATATTTAAGATAAAAAAGATGACATCAAAACCATTTGGTGTTAATGTTATGCTGTTATCACCTTATGTTGATGAAATTATGGAATTATTATATAGAGAAAAAGTTCCTGTAATAACAACAGGAGCGGGAAATCCTGGCAAATATATAGGGAGATTTAAAGAGATTGGTACAAAAATACTACCTGTAGTTCCTTCAGTTGCTCTTGCAAAAAGAATGGAAAAAGTAGGTGCAGATGCATTGATTGTTGAAGGGACTGAAGCAGGTGGTCATATTGGAGAACTTACTACGATGGCTTTAGTACCTCAAGTGGTTGATGCGGTTGATTTACCTGTAATAGCAGCAGGAGGTATTGCTGATGGTAGAGGTTTTGTTGCAGCTTTAGCTTTAGGTGCAAAAGGAGTACAGATCGGTACAAGGTTTGTTTGTACTAAAGAGTGTATAGCACATGAAAATTATAAAAAAATGATACTTGAAGCTGGAGATAGAGATGCTGTAGTAACAGGTAGAGTTACAGGTCATCCTGTAAGATCTATCAAGAACAAATTGACTAGAAAGTTTATAAAGTTAGAAAAAGAGGGTGCAGATAAAGAGACGATTGAAAAGTTAGGGATAGGGACTTTAAGAAATGCTGTTTTAAATGGAGATATTAAAAATGGTTCTGTAATGGCAGGACAGATTAGTGGATTAATTAAAGAAATTAAAACTTGTAAAGAAGTTATAGAAGATATAATTGCCGAAGCAAAAAAAGTTAAACAGGCTTTGTAG
- a CDS encoding beta-ketoacyl-ACP synthase III → MILNTNRSVGIIGTGSYIPEKVLTNYDLEKIVETNDEWIKTRTGIIERRILDDDKATSYMATIAAERAIDDAGIKNEDIDMIIVSTVTPDMAFPSTACIVQDKLGCTNAAAFDLEAACSGFLYALSVAYAYISSGLYKNVLIIGAETLSRIVDWTDRNTCVLFGDGAGAAVMSIVPEGMGILGINLGADGSGGKYLTQPAGGSKIPATHDTVEKRLHYIKMEGNEVFKFAVRAMEEASKKVIEMSNLKLEDIDYLVPHQANIRIIESARKRLKLAKDKVYVNLNKYGNMSSASIPVALDEAIKANKIKRGDNVLLVGFGGGLTWGSCVIKWHKNQEVQNV, encoded by the coding sequence ATGATTTTGAATACGAATAGATCAGTTGGAATAATTGGTACAGGGAGTTATATTCCAGAGAAGGTATTAACAAACTATGACTTAGAAAAAATTGTAGAAACTAATGACGAGTGGATTAAGACTAGAACAGGAATTATTGAAAGAAGAATTTTAGATGATGATAAGGCGACTTCATATATGGCAACTATAGCTGCAGAAAGAGCAATAGATGATGCTGGAATTAAAAACGAAGATATTGATATGATAATTGTAAGTACAGTAACACCAGATATGGCTTTTCCTTCAACTGCATGTATAGTTCAAGATAAATTGGGATGCACTAATGCAGCTGCATTTGATCTAGAGGCAGCTTGTTCAGGATTTTTATATGCATTATCAGTAGCTTATGCATATATTAGTTCAGGACTTTATAAGAATGTTTTAATTATTGGTGCAGAAACATTATCAAGAATTGTAGATTGGACTGATAGAAACACTTGTGTATTATTTGGAGACGGAGCAGGTGCAGCTGTTATGAGTATAGTACCAGAAGGCATGGGTATTTTGGGAATTAATTTAGGAGCAGATGGTAGTGGTGGAAAGTATCTTACACAACCTGCAGGAGGTTCTAAAATTCCTGCAACACATGATACAGTAGAGAAACGACTTCATTATATCAAAATGGAAGGAAATGAAGTATTTAAGTTTGCTGTTAGAGCTATGGAAGAAGCATCCAAAAAGGTGATAGAGATGAGTAATCTTAAGCTGGAAGATATAGATTATCTTGTTCCACATCAAGCAAATATTAGAATCATTGAATCAGCAAGAAAAAGATTAAAGCTTGCTAAAGATAAAGTATACGTTAACTTGAATAAATATGGGAATATGTCGTCGGCTTCGATTCCTGTTGCATTAGATGAAGCGATTAAAGCTAATAAAATAAAAAGAGGTGACAATGTCTTATTAGTTGGTTTTGGTGGAGGTTTAACTTGGGGTTCATGTGTTATTAAATGGCATAAAAACCAGGAGGTGCAAAATGTTTAA